A genomic window from Flavobacterium hankyongi includes:
- the pepT gene encoding peptidase T — protein sequence MQHIIDRFISYVTVDTEADPNSNTTPSSTKQWDLANKLIEELKAIGLQDVTIDDKAYIQATLPSNIEEKVPTIGFISHFDTTPDFTGANVKPQIVPNYDGGDIILNKEKNIVLSPSYFEDLLLYKGQTLITTDGTTLLGADDKAGITEIVTAMEYLIKNPQIKHGTIKVGFTPDEEIGRGADFFDVEKFGCDWAYTMDGSQIGELEYENFNAAGVKLKFKGKSVHPGYAKGKMINSMLLATKYISKLPKKEVPERTKDYQGFFHVVHLDGSIEETNVQLIIRDHNRKKFEKRKKLVQKIADKLNAKYAKQFGENIVEIEVKDQYYNMREKVEPMMHIVDIAEKAMKNLGIKPLIKPIRGGTDGSRLSYMGLPCPNIFAGGHNFHGKYEYVPVESMQKAVEVIVEIAQLVAKQK from the coding sequence ATGCAACATATTATAGACCGTTTCATCAGTTATGTAACTGTAGATACAGAAGCTGACCCAAACTCAAACACAACTCCCAGTTCAACAAAACAATGGGATTTAGCCAATAAATTAATCGAAGAACTTAAAGCAATAGGTTTACAAGATGTGACTATTGACGACAAAGCTTATATCCAAGCCACTTTACCAAGTAATATTGAAGAAAAAGTACCTACAATAGGTTTTATTTCACACTTTGATACTACTCCAGATTTTACTGGTGCCAATGTAAAACCTCAAATAGTTCCTAATTATGATGGTGGCGACATTATCCTGAATAAAGAAAAGAACATTGTTTTATCACCAAGTTATTTTGAAGATTTACTTTTATACAAAGGTCAAACACTAATTACTACTGATGGAACTACATTATTAGGAGCCGATGACAAAGCGGGAATTACAGAAATTGTTACTGCTATGGAATACTTGATTAAAAACCCGCAAATCAAACACGGTACAATCAAAGTTGGTTTTACTCCAGATGAAGAAATTGGTCGTGGTGCAGATTTCTTTGATGTGGAGAAATTTGGCTGTGATTGGGCCTATACTATGGACGGAAGCCAGATAGGTGAACTAGAATACGAAAACTTTAATGCCGCAGGTGTAAAATTAAAATTCAAAGGAAAAAGCGTTCACCCAGGATATGCAAAGGGGAAAATGATTAATTCAATGCTTTTAGCTACAAAATACATTTCCAAACTCCCGAAAAAAGAAGTTCCCGAACGTACCAAAGATTACCAAGGATTCTTTCACGTAGTACATTTAGATGGAAGCATTGAAGAAACGAATGTTCAATTAATTATTCGTGATCACAACCGAAAAAAATTTGAAAAACGTAAAAAATTAGTTCAAAAAATAGCCGATAAATTGAATGCTAAATATGCAAAACAATTTGGGGAAAATATTGTAGAAATTGAAGTAAAAGACCAATACTACAACATGCGCGAAAAAGTAGAACCTATGATGCATATTGTGGATATTGCCGAAAAAGCAATGAAAAACTTAGGAATCAAACCGCTTATAAAGCCTATCCGTGGTGGAACAGATGGCTCTCGTTTATCATATATGGGGTTACCTTGCCCTAATATTTTTGCTGGTGGACATAACTTTCATGGCAAATACGAATATGTTCCTGTAGAGAGTATGCAAAAAGCAGTAGAAGTGATTGTAGAAATTGCTCAACTGGTAGCGAAACAGAAATAA